Proteins found in one Paenibacillus sp. FSL R10-2782 genomic segment:
- a CDS encoding metalloregulator ArsR/SmtB family transcription factor: MEQLGYVADHLKLLGDKTRLAMLSLLREREWCVCEFVDIFDMSQPAISQHLRKLKSQGIVKEEKRSQWVFYSLNVDDKPHIQAVLECMPDSKHILKWLNKEGSIASCGPDSSA; this comes from the coding sequence TTGGAACAACTTGGTTATGTAGCCGATCATTTAAAGCTACTGGGGGATAAAACCCGCTTGGCCATGCTTTCCCTGCTAAGAGAAAGAGAATGGTGTGTTTGCGAATTCGTGGACATCTTCGATATGTCGCAGCCTGCCATTAGCCAGCATTTAAGAAAATTAAAGTCGCAAGGGATCGTAAAAGAAGAAAAACGAAGTCAGTGGGTATTCTATTCCTTAAACGTAGACGACAAGCCTCATATTCAAGCTGTGCTTGAATGTATGCCAGATTCAAAGCATATTTTAAAATGGCTGAATAAAGAGGGATCCATAGCATCTTGTGGACCGGATTCCTCAGCTTAG
- a CDS encoding glycoside hydrolase family 16 protein has translation MVTGIVSLFFSVSVYAGNVFWEPLNGFNSGVWQKADGYSNGNMFNCTWRANNVNFTNDGKMKLGLTSSAYNKFDCGEYRSTNTYRYGLYEVSMKPAKNTGIVSSFFTYTGPTDGTPWDEIDIEFLGKDTTKVQFNYYTNGVGGHEKIVDLGFDASRGFHTYAFDWQPGYIKWYVDGVLKHTATTNIPSTPGKIMMNLWNGTGVDDWLGPYNGANPLYAEYDWVKYTSN, from the coding sequence ATGGTCACTGGTATTGTCTCTCTGTTTTTTTCGGTAAGTGTTTATGCGGGGAATGTTTTTTGGGAACCACTTAATGGTTTCAATTCGGGTGTATGGCAAAAGGCGGACGGATATTCCAATGGGAACATGTTTAATTGCACTTGGCGTGCCAATAATGTCAATTTTACGAACGATGGCAAAATGAAGCTTGGCTTAACGAGTTCCGCGTACAATAAATTTGACTGCGGAGAGTATCGATCGACGAATACTTACAGATACGGCTTATACGAGGTCAGCATGAAGCCTGCTAAAAATACAGGGATCGTATCTTCCTTTTTTACGTATACGGGACCTACTGATGGCACGCCATGGGATGAAATAGATATTGAATTTTTAGGCAAAGACACGACAAAAGTGCAATTCAACTATTATACAAACGGGGTCGGTGGTCACGAGAAGATTGTTGATCTGGGCTTTGATGCATCAAGAGGCTTTCACACCTATGCATTCGATTGGCAGCCAGGATACATTAAGTGGTATGTTGACGGGGTTCTAAAGCATACAGCAACTACGAACATACCGAGCACGCCAGGCAAGATTATGATGAATTTATGGAATGGCACTGGTGTTGACGACTGGCTAGGTCCATATAACGGAGCGAATCCGCTATACGCCGAATACGATTGGGTAAAATACACGAGCAATTAG
- a CDS encoding transposase translates to MKRKGVERDQAAKELIQKVYERDNGVLGYRQIQLFLLHDHGVWMNHKKVLRIMLDLGIRSRIRRIVVIMFLLKEVGWQKIY, encoded by the coding sequence TTGAAACGTAAAGGAGTAGAACGGGACCAGGCCGCGAAAGAACTCATTCAGAAGGTGTATGAACGGGATAACGGAGTCTTGGGTTATCGCCAAATTCAACTGTTCCTGCTACACGACCATGGGGTTTGGATGAATCATAAGAAGGTACTCAGAATCATGCTGGATCTAGGAATTCGTTCGAGGATCCGCCGCATCGTTGTAATTATGTTTCTTCTGAAGGAGGTCGGGTGGCAAAAAATATATTGA
- a CDS encoding DDE-type integrase/transposase/recombinase encodes MAKNILKRDFKADAPNPKWVTDITQYRVGEKSLYLSAVKDLFNNEIIAYQMSTRNDNELVLRTFQQAWTQQKRRDRTVMLD; translated from the coding sequence GTGGCAAAAAATATATTGAAACGGGATTTCAAGGCGGATGCTCCCAACCCCAAATGGGTAACAGACATTACGCAATATCGTGTAGGCGAGAAGTCGCTCTATCTCTCAGCCGTGAAGGATTTGTTCAATAACGAAATTATCGCTTATCAAATGAGCACCAGGAACGACAATGAACTGGTTCTCCGAACCTTTCAGCAGGCGTGGACTCAGCAAAAAAGACGTGACCGGACTGTGATGCTAGACTAA
- a CDS encoding transposase — MSIKYDKAFKIQTVQMIQEEGKAVAQVARELGISANTLFRWLAEYKQDGGEAFLGKGHLKTEDQVTRELQKRIRDLEQENDILKKAMHYFAKDRH; from the coding sequence ATGAGTATAAAATATGACAAAGCGTTTAAAATTCAGACCGTTCAAATGATTCAGGAAGAAGGGAAAGCCGTCGCCCAAGTAGCGAGAGAGCTGGGAATTTCCGCAAACACACTGTTTCGTTGGTTAGCAGAATACAAACAGGATGGCGGCGAGGCCTTTCTAGGCAAAGGTCATCTAAAAACGGAAGACCAAGTCACACGAGAACTACAGAAACGAATTCGTGATTTGGAGCAGGAGAACGATATTCTAAAAAAGGCCATGCACTACTTTGCCAAAGACCGGCACTAA
- a CDS encoding IS3 family transposase — translation MQSRRLYGSRKIYHSLIKQGIDVSEKTVARIMKQLGLKSRTVKKYKATTNSKHPMPVHENHLSQQFSAEAPGEVWMTDITYIPTDEGWLYLASVMDLYTRQIVGFQMGSRMTKKLVLSSLERAYQTHRPVGEVLHHSDRGSQYAAHEYQEKLAEYGMKGSMSRKGNCYDNACIESFHSILKKELVYLDTYVHTLPDLYG, via the coding sequence CTGCAATCCAGACGACTCTATGGCAGTCGGAAAATCTATCATTCTCTCATTAAACAAGGCATTGACGTATCCGAAAAAACAGTAGCCCGAATCATGAAACAGTTGGGGTTGAAATCGAGAACCGTGAAGAAGTACAAAGCCACAACGAATTCCAAACATCCGATGCCCGTCCACGAAAACCACCTGAGCCAGCAGTTTTCCGCTGAGGCGCCAGGGGAAGTGTGGATGACAGATATCACCTATATTCCCACCGATGAGGGATGGCTTTACTTGGCCAGTGTTATGGATCTATATACCCGTCAGATTGTAGGTTTCCAAATGGGATCCAGAATGACAAAAAAACTCGTCCTTTCCTCATTAGAACGTGCTTACCAGACTCACCGTCCTGTCGGCGAAGTCCTGCACCATTCAGATCGCGGCAGTCAGTATGCAGCCCATGAATACCAGGAAAAGCTTGCGGAATACGGCATGAAGGGGAGCATGAGCCGAAAGGGGAACTGTTATGACAATGCTTGCATTGAATCGTTTCACAGCATTTTGAAAAAAGAACTTGTATACCTGGACACTTACGTTCATACCTTACCAGATTTATATGGATAG
- a CDS encoding helix-turn-helix transcriptional regulator, giving the protein MKSIRKLNKLNQTDFSSTIGISQGTLSELEKDKYKPSLETIISLKLNFDVDLDWLLLEETLISYNGLFRVKLDDLESKLITGFRKLDLDNKQEIEEIVNLKLKRCRDK; this is encoded by the coding sequence ATAAAGAGTATAAGAAAATTAAATAAGCTTAATCAAACTGACTTTTCATCAACTATTGGTATTTCTCAGGGTACATTGAGTGAATTGGAGAAAGATAAGTATAAACCATCCTTAGAGACCATAATCTCCCTAAAACTAAATTTCGACGTTGATTTAGATTGGTTGTTACTTGAAGAGACGTTAATTTCTTATAACGGATTATTTCGAGTAAAATTAGATGATCTTGAATCAAAATTAATCACAGGATTTCGAAAGTTAGACCTGGACAACAAACAGGAAATAGAGGAGATCGTAAATTTGAAGTTAAAGCGGTGTAGAGATAAATAA